TGTGGAGATCGAGATCCCTGACCTGCTCGACGTTCTTCTGGAAGAGGTTGTCCAAAAGCGCGATGTCCTTCATGAGCCCCATGCGGGCCTTGTCCAGCTCCGCGCCGATGCGGTCGATCTGCACCGACACTTTTTCGTAGCGTTGCAGGAAGCGCTTGACCTGCGAGAAGATGCCGCCGATCAGCGGGATCGAAGCCAAGCCGCCATCCTCCGACAGGGACCCGACGTCCAGCTCGCGGACATTGCTCAAAAGCCCGGACAAAGCCTGTCCGGCTTCGCCCGCGTCCTTGTTGCGCACCTGCGAGAGGATCGAATCCGCGTAGCCCGCGATCTTCGATTGGGTGCCCACGGCGAACTGGAGGATGGATCCGGAATCGGAGATCTGGATGGAACCCTTGAGCGCCTGCACGCGTGCGGCTTCTTCGGGGGTCAGCGGCTCGAGCGTGGTGGTCGTGGCGGTGGTGAGCGAGGTCTGCATGGCGACTCCGGACGGAAACGGGTTCAGGGTGCGGAAATGGCGGAGAGGATTCGATCCATCGTCCGTGCGGACGGCATGGGCACGACTTGCTGGATCTGCGAAGGCAGGCCGTCGACTGGAATGGCCGCGGGATCGTTGACGATCCCCGCGACGCCGGAGCGGAATCCATGCCGCTCCCAAGCGATCTTCTGGATCTCGGGATCGAGCATCGCGGTCACGAGCTGCTTGCCGGTCGGCGAGAGCGCGACCAGCGGGTGGGCCGACCAGACGGTGGGTTCGGGATAGAAGATCCGGACCCTTTTGCGCAAGCCCACCCAGGCCTGGGCGTTCAGGGCGGCGAACTCGAGCATTTGGCTTTCATAGCCGGCCACCAGGGGTTTGGCGCCGATCCCCGTGTTCATGTACTGCTGGAAGAGATCGCTCGAAGAGCGTTCCATGTAGCCCAGGGAGCGGAAGAGGCGCCGCACGCGAGGCAGGACGGTATCCACCTCCGCATCCTCCATCACATCCCCGTGGAGCACGTTGGCGACCAGGCCCGCGAACATGTAGCCGGAATTGGACAAGACAGGATCTGTCGTGACGATGTTCACCTTCCCGAACAGGCCGGAAACCCCGACGTCCTTCCACTTCTTGCCGGCCACGACCTGATCGGCGAGCTTGGGGAAATCCTTCACGAACCACACGCCTTCCTTGCCGCGCAGAATCCCCTGCTTTTCCAGCGCCGTGGCGATGGAATCCCAACTGTACAGGACCAGCGGCGAATTGAAGATCACTTCCGACCGGAGGATGGCCGTCGCGTTGCGTTCACGGAAGATCTCCAGAGCAGTCTGGCTGGAAGGCCAGAGGAAATCGACCCCCTGGATCGGCCCTCTGGCCATCTCGATGGATCCGGCCTTGGTGTACTGGATGACGATTCCGTACCGCTGGACCAGGATCTCCTTGACCAACGTGTCTTCCAGGAAACTCGTCTTTTCGCCACCCACGATCCCCTGGATGGTGCGCACAGGGCCGCTCGCCAGCGATCCCGTATTGCCACGGGCGAACTTGTACCACACCGCTCCGGCGATCATCGCCACCAGAAGCAAGACTCCCACGATTCTCGATTTCACACGAAACCTCCGTCCGTTTTCATGGTACTGCGCAACAATTGCATTTCGACATCCAGATCCAACAATTCTTCCGCCGCCAAACCGGCTCGGTGCGCCTCGAATCCCTTGCGCACCTCGCCAAGCAGATTCCCCACCTTCTCCAGTCCTTCGCGAGCCTCACGCGTGGCGAGATTGCGCTCGGAAAGATCCACGTAGCGCTCGAGAACCTTGCGCGTGGATTCCAGATAATAGTCCAAGAACCGGCGAGCCTTGGGGAGATCCTCCTGATCCTTCCCCAGATCCCCGAGGATCCCGCGTCCGATCTCGCCGATCGCCAAGGCCTCGGCGCGCACGGATTCGTTGGGGATCCGACCGGCCAGTTCCAGGATCTGGACGACCTGCCGTCGGCCGTTTTCCAAGGCTTCCGCAACTTCCGGGCGCATTCCATCAAAATCCACGTGGACCGGCTTGGGAGCGGTGGCCAGCCAGGCCGCTCCGCAACCGACCGCAGTTCCTGTCAACGCGATGGCCAGATGGAGATCCAGCCAGAGGAACAAGGCGCAGAACGCCATTCCCCCGACGAATCCGGCCAGGGCATGCCTCATCAGTTGTAGCCCCTGACCTGTCGGAAGGATCTCGCCAAGTCCTTGGTGCCGTCGAACACCCGGGAACTGGTGGCCGAGGAGATCGAATCCAGCTGATTTTGCGACGCGTCCCCGAAGCGGATGGAAAAGACGGGGATGTCCCGGCGGGATTCCTGGTAGGAGGACTTGAATTCCGTCCAGGTCGCACCGGTATTGGACTCACCATCCGTCAGCAGCACCACGGCTTGCACATGGGTTTCCTTCCCGCGTGCGGGAAGCAGCTCCAGAGCCTGGCGCGCCACGGAATGGATGGCGGTCCCTCCGACGGGCTCCAATCGATCCAGACTGTCGGCGATCGCCAACAGCGAAGCCGTGTCCCGTCCCAGCGCCCGCCCCTTCCAGAGGATCCGATCGGAAAAGGCGAGGAAATCCAACGTGTCGCCCGACGCCGGCTGCAGCAGGTTCCGGCGAGCTTCGGAAGGGGTCAGCAGCATGCGCATCGCACGGCGCAATTCGGTGATGCGGTCCCCCGACATCGATCCCGAGAAATCCAGGCAGAAGACCGTATGCGACGGCTTTCGCAGCTCCGTCTGGTAGAGATTCAGCGCCTGTCGAATGACTTCGGCGGAAGGAAACGGAAATGGAGACAAAATCCGTCCAGGCTGGACACCCCACGATGTATCCCAAACGGCGGGATCGGGGGTGAAAGCCGCACCGGCGACACCGGGCCTGCGACCGGCCGCACCCAGCTTGAGCTGAACCTCCGGCGATCGCAGCCAGGCCTGGAACTCCAGGAACAGATTCTGCTTGGCGGAGTCGCCCGATGGCAGGAATCCCAACGGACTGTCGGAAAGCGACAGACCATCGACCGGATACAGGATCCGCAACGGTTTGCGGCCCGTGGCCACCAGCTGGCGGTTGGTTTCCAGCAGGACGGATTCGTAGTTGACCATCGCGTCGTAGTCGGACTTCAAAAACAGATCCTTGAGCCAGCCGGAGCTTCCGGAGGTTCGGTTGACTCCCTTGAGAATTTCCCGAACCTGGTCGCGGATCTGTTTGTTTTCCAGATCCTGTGACTGCAGCGGGTCGTCGCCGCCCTTGAAGGCCTGCAAAAATCCGAGGAATGCCGCCGCCCCGCTGTTGGATTGGGTCGCGGAAGTCATGGCGAAGCGCAGCTTGCCGGCTCGCACCGCATCGGCGATCTGCGCGGTTTTCAGCTCGCCGCCCACCCATCCGAGCTTGCGGGCCAGCGAATCGCGCACGCCCAACACCACCGGGGTGATGGCCACGGGCTGGAGGAACTTGACGCGATTGGAGCGATCTCCCAGGGAGATCCAGATCGAGTTGGCCGGCCAGACCGCA
This DNA window, taken from Fibrobacterota bacterium, encodes the following:
- a CDS encoding VWA domain-containing protein; this translates as MNRARSQPALALLFSALALLLVSCNEPASRSGERSLQILSGSENESLQPLLDEFNSTHDAQVKLVSRGSVEIMRYLEDDSTGFDAVWPANSIWISLGDRSNRVKFLQPVAITPVVLGVRDSLARKLGWVGGELKTAQIADAVRAGKLRFAMTSATQSNSGAAAFLGFLQAFKGGDDPLQSQDLENKQIRDQVREILKGVNRTSGSSGWLKDLFLKSDYDAMVNYESVLLETNRQLVATGRKPLRILYPVDGLSLSDSPLGFLPSGDSAKQNLFLEFQAWLRSPEVQLKLGAAGRRPGVAGAAFTPDPAVWDTSWGVQPGRILSPFPFPSAEVIRQALNLYQTELRKPSHTVFCLDFSGSMSGDRITELRRAMRMLLTPSEARRNLLQPASGDTLDFLAFSDRILWKGRALGRDTASLLAIADSLDRLEPVGGTAIHSVARQALELLPARGKETHVQAVVLLTDGESNTGATWTEFKSSYQESRRDIPVFSIRFGDASQNQLDSISSATSSRVFDGTKDLARSFRQVRGYN
- a CDS encoding 5-bromo-4-chloroindolyl phosphate hydrolysis family protein produces the protein MRHALAGFVGGMAFCALFLWLDLHLAIALTGTAVGCGAAWLATAPKPVHVDFDGMRPEVAEALENGRRQVVQILELAGRIPNESVRAEALAIGEIGRGILGDLGKDQEDLPKARRFLDYYLESTRKVLERYVDLSERNLATREAREGLEKVGNLLGEVRKGFEAHRAGLAAEELLDLDVEMQLLRSTMKTDGGFV
- a CDS encoding substrate-binding domain-containing protein, producing MKSRIVGVLLLVAMIAGAVWYKFARGNTGSLASGPVRTIQGIVGGEKTSFLEDTLVKEILVQRYGIVIQYTKAGSIEMARGPIQGVDFLWPSSQTALEIFRERNATAILRSEVIFNSPLVLYSWDSIATALEKQGILRGKEGVWFVKDFPKLADQVVAGKKWKDVGVSGLFGKVNIVTTDPVLSNSGYMFAGLVANVLHGDVMEDAEVDTVLPRVRRLFRSLGYMERSSSDLFQQYMNTGIGAKPLVAGYESQMLEFAALNAQAWVGLRKRVRIFYPEPTVWSAHPLVALSPTGKQLVTAMLDPEIQKIAWERHGFRSGVAGIVNDPAAIPVDGLPSQIQQVVPMPSARTMDRILSAISAP